The Hordeum vulgare subsp. vulgare chromosome 4H, MorexV3_pseudomolecules_assembly, whole genome shotgun sequence genomic interval CCTACATACTTCAAGGTGTGTGGTGCAAATCTCACACCGCTGCAGTCTTCAATGATCGGCCTGCTCCTCACCCGCAGGTAGAAATCCGTTTCCCTCGCTTCATGGATCCTGATCTGATGCGccgccatcacaaacgtacaacgCTCAACATCCTCTATGAGCACCGAGCCGAAAACAGGGCCAATGAACACGCGGCAATCTCTTAGCTTGTGAATGTACAGCGCCCTGCATTTGCCCTTGAGGTAAACCTCGCAGGAAACCAGATCAGCAAGCGTGAAATCCCCATCCTTCTCGTTGGAAGCTCTCAGATCCTTCACCAAGGTGGCGCCATTCCTGCTCCGGAACCCGAACCCTGGCAGGATGGCATTGGGTTTGTTAGGCTTTGGCTGCTCCGGAGGCGGCTGGGGCAGGGGGGGAGAATCTTGAGCGGGGTTCTTGGTGGCTTTGCTCTTGTTCCTGAAGGAGAATGACTTCTTGGGCCGGATCTCGGAGGCGGCGAGCTTGTGGGCTGCGCGGAGGTCGGAAACGGCGGCGAGCGCGGAACGAAGCTCGTACGGGGGGAGGGAGTGGGAGGCCTCCGCCACGAGGCGCTCGAGGTCGTCGACGGCGGAGGAGGCcgcggcgagggaggcggcgacgtCGTCGGGGGAGGAGCGGCAGGCGGAGACGGCGGACTCCGCGGCGGCCTTGGCTGCGGCGAAGCGAGAGAGGAAGGCGGCGACGGGGGACGCCTCGGGGGAGTCcgcggaggaggtggcggcggtgcgCTTGGAGAGGCGCTCGAGCATGGCGAGGTGCTTGCGGTTGCCGGCGGCGGCTTTGGTGCTGTCGAGATCCGGCTCCATCCCGGCAGCagcagtggcggcggcggcgctggacgcACTCGGATCCGTGGCGCTGCTTTGGCTTCGATCTTACGGCTAGGTTTGGCTGCCTTCGATCGATGCCGGCATGCGATGCGTTTAGTTTGATTTTTCCCCAATCGATCTCGGGCGCGCGTGCGCTGTCAGACGCTCTCGAACGACCACATCACGACCGTCCATCTCGCGCGATCACGCGGGCGGGCGGACCGACCAGGTGGCGTCGAGGCATTTTTTTTATCGCGGCCGTCGAATTTGAGGAGACGTGTGGTTTTCGTTCCTCGCTCTTAATTTTTCCCATCCCTCGTTTGTCGACACCGACGGGCCGAATCAGATTCGCCTCCATCTATAGTGTTCTCCGACGAGCGTGGACGTCGACGAGTCAATTGacagcgacgacaacgatgacggtgCTAAGCAAAAGATTCGTCGGCAGTTCGACGGGCGGGGGCGACACGCGCGTGGCGGAGAAGCAGGGGAAGGAAAAGGCGacgggaaggagaagaaggaagcggACGACCGGAGACGGCGAGATCCTGCTGATTAGACGCCCCGAGGTCGGTTTAACCCACACCTTCATCCCGTACTCCCACATCTAGTTGCTTGCTGTGATTTCTTGGTCGGCGCTCTCATTCCTCGTCAGCGCCACCTATGGCGGGCTAATCTAAAGGAAGGTCGTGGGGATAGGCTTTCGATGGAGGAGGGTGAGGGGAGGCGGCCCAGAGCATATAGGAGTGGCTTGCTGTGATCTGTGTTTCACGCACATTGGGGATGCGGCTTGGTTGACAAATAAATATGTAACGATTGTTTCATGTAGACTATTTAGTCATACATAGGGAGGCAATAAGGACCGTGGGCAGTGGATTAGAGATTTAAAGAGGGAGTAGGAAAGTAGGTAatctttgtgtgttttttgtatgCATTTAGGAAATTAAAGAAATAGAGAGTAGAAGCAGGCAATTGTGAGTATATGAATATGTATTATTGTCTGTTTTTTGCAGGCAATCACATAGAGTAACACGAAGTTGTCCGATTTTTCACACTTTTTTCCTTGTTAAGAGAGATTCAAAGACACACACCCACAAATTCAGATAGTTGGCATTTCTGTGTGTTGGATTTTTGTTTTACGTAAATCAGATAGTCGAGATCAACCAAAAACGTGCTCAAAAACAGGACCCAATCGTCGTTTTTTCATGCACCACCACAGAATTGATGAGATCATTTTTGTTTCatcattgttttgcatccaaataGCTTTGCATACAAATAGCTTCATCCCCTGTGATAAACTAGCCTTTTGTTTTGTCCTTGTTTTTTCATTGCATCACCACAACACGGAGTTGAAAGCACGTAGACATTTCACGTTTTCAATAGATTCTGAAGgtatatatttttttgattttttcgaCAGACTACATAGCACTTTGGTACTTTATTTGATCAGTACAATGTATTTTTTTCGTTTTCTCCATTCTTTTGGAGTACATCATAGTAGTTTTTTGGTAGATCTGAATTCTCACGGAGCACCCATGTGTGAGATCCGGGACTCTGAATGTAGTGTATGTCTTGAGTTCGTTTTCAAGTTAAGTCATCAATCCTAACAGCGTAGGGCAATTATGTGCAGTTGGTCTACGCAAATAAGATAGTGATAAGTAGGCATTTTCTCTGCGGGTTTTTCTCGATCTAGAGATTGGTTCTGAATTATACTTCTTTGACATCATGATTTCATTGATGCTTGctttttcttgattgcatcatgATCATGTTATACATGAATTGAGAGTGAGTTCATGTTGCAAGGTCTGCCTCCAGGAGTCGGCGAGTGGATTTTACAACAACTGTTTTTCCTAACGCATTTTTCCCTCTCAAATGCAGGTAAATCAAAAGTGAAAAACTAAGGGGATAGTGCATCTTTCTTCCATTATCCCTGAACTCATCCAGCTCCCCCCATCCAACAAAGAACTTTACAATTACATGTTGTTTACAAAGAGTTCAACCTCCCCCCCCATCCAGctccaaagaggggagagaggtggtggagggagaaGGATAACAAGATAGGGGGAGGGTTTACACCAGTGAGTCAAGAAAGGAATCGATAAAACCAAACAGGGAGGTTTTAACCCTATGTCTCAAGAGAGATAGGTCTATTTTGGACCTTTCTGTAAAAGAAGCAAATGAATGGGGGATTTTTCTGAAGATCAGACCATTCCTCTCTTTCCAGATACTCCAAGTCGCGACCATGAATATTTCCATGAACAAGGGGGGTTCCAATTTGTTCTCCCGTCTCGGATAATAGCCAGCCTATTCCCACTAGCATTCCAAATGATTCCAACGGCCACCCAACATCTTTGAGCAAAAGGGCAGTTGAAGAAAAGGTGTTCAATTGTCTCCTCCTCATTTTGATTGCACAGACCGCAGCTCaacgtatcatttatcctgtattGCCTCCTCTTCAGCATGCTTTTGGTATTGACTCTATCAAGAAGGAGAAGCCATAAgaagaccttcagtttcatcgtaCCCTTCGAGCTCCAAATCCATTTGAAGGCTTCATCAGCATCAACATTTCTGAAAATAGAACTTGTAATATCGAGAGGCAGAGTAGAGAGGGCCCCAAGTACAAAGTACAAACCCATGCATCGCGTTGGCTTCCATTAGGGACGGTATACAAGGTTACAGCCTGGAGTTCGAGCAGCTTGCCCCTAGCTTGTGTCGTGAGGGGCGCAGATGGAATCCTTCCCGCAAGTCACACATTGCCAGGAATTTGGCCACAGAAGCATCTCCTCATTTGGAGAAGGAAAAGTCTCTAGGATAGGAGTCCTCAAATAATTGTTTCTCCCATAGGTCTTTCCAGAAGAGAGACGAAGTTCCATCACCAATCTTAACAGAGGTGATATCGCGGTAGATATCTGCCAAGTTCATGACATCTCGCCACCAAAACGACCCACACGAGCTCGCGGCATGGGGGAATTTGTTGTCATGGTAGGTAGACCAGATTAAGGACACAGCGGCACGTCTCTTCTGTTGTAGAAGTTGTGTAGGTGTTAGTAACAAGGCCACGTTTTGAGTCCTCACATCCAGAACACCTAGCCCCCATGATTTTTCGGTCTACAGACAAGACTCCAAGCAGCAAGAGAGTTGACAGTTTCCCCTTGGTCGGTCTTCTTCCTCCACAAACATCTACGACGAATTTTGTCTAGGTGTTAGATCAGTTTCGGCGGGAACTTAAGCGTGCACATGGGATAAACTAGCATAGACGTGATCAGCGAATTCAGCAGAGTCAGTTTGCTACCTTGGTCTAGCATGCACAGGGAGGAC includes:
- the LOC123449713 gene encoding tubulin-folding cofactor C, yielding MEPDLDSTKAAAGNRKHLAMLERLSKRTAATSSADSPEASPVAAFLSRFAAAKAAAESAVSACRSSPDDVAASLAAASSAVDDLERLVAEASHSLPPYELRSALAAVSDLRAAHKLAASEIRPKKSFSFRNKSKATKNPAQDSPPLPQPPPEQPKPNKPNAILPGFGFRSRNGATLVKDLRASNEKDGDFTLADLVSCEVYLKGKCRALYIHKLRDCRVFIGPVFGSVLIEDVERCTFVMAAHQIRIHEARETDFYLRVRSRPIIEDCSGVRFAPHTLKYVGIEDDLRDSGLAEDTGNWANVDDFKWLRAVQSPNWCLVPEEERLPTVDISEVQERDNCN